In Variovorax paradoxus, a single genomic region encodes these proteins:
- a CDS encoding FAD-dependent oxidoreductase translates to MHIVIIGAGLGGLCLAQGLQRRGISFDVYERDTAPDSRPQGFRIKIDQTGQQAIEACLPPALNALFRDSCAIPVDGVNLIGPDLEPVSDRWVASWQRAGGDDAPVGRVEDLNADRLAMRKVLLRGIEAHVHLGRGFTGYERNESGNAWRAKFDDGSTAEADVLVAADGVNSTLRALRLPGVAPVDTGSTCIYGKTLFTAATAAQIAPLFLARTSVAFADRFAVIVDPMKFRQPLGDYLYWGVIGPNDRLNPASDPRGHAHATVLSHTAGWHPGFRALFEGAEPSDVAMLPIRTMNAPPAWTSDGVTVLGDAIHVMSPAGGLGANTALHDAAMLAERLGTAAIKGTPVLAAVADYEAAMRDFAREAIRQSNDGAALLFGAVAAPASETAGLAKS, encoded by the coding sequence TTGCACATAGTCATCATCGGCGCGGGCCTCGGCGGTCTGTGCCTTGCCCAGGGCCTTCAGCGCCGCGGCATTTCCTTCGACGTCTACGAGCGCGACACCGCCCCGGACAGCCGCCCGCAGGGATTCCGCATCAAGATCGACCAGACCGGCCAGCAGGCCATCGAGGCCTGCCTGCCGCCCGCGCTGAACGCGCTGTTCCGCGACAGCTGCGCGATTCCCGTGGACGGCGTGAACCTCATCGGCCCGGACCTCGAACCGGTCAGCGACAGATGGGTCGCCTCGTGGCAGCGCGCCGGCGGCGACGATGCGCCCGTCGGGCGTGTCGAAGATCTCAATGCTGACCGGCTGGCGATGCGCAAGGTGCTGCTGCGCGGCATCGAGGCGCACGTGCATCTCGGCCGCGGGTTCACTGGCTACGAGCGCAACGAAAGCGGCAATGCGTGGCGCGCGAAGTTCGATGACGGCAGCACGGCCGAGGCCGATGTGCTCGTGGCCGCCGACGGCGTGAACTCCACGCTGCGAGCGCTGCGTTTGCCCGGCGTGGCGCCGGTCGACACCGGCTCGACCTGCATCTACGGCAAGACCCTGTTCACGGCCGCCACCGCCGCTCAGATCGCGCCGCTGTTCCTCGCCAGGACATCGGTCGCGTTCGCCGACCGTTTCGCGGTCATCGTCGATCCGATGAAGTTCAGGCAGCCGCTGGGCGACTATCTGTACTGGGGGGTGATCGGGCCGAACGACCGGCTGAACCCCGCGTCGGACCCGCGCGGCCACGCCCATGCCACGGTGCTGTCGCACACCGCCGGCTGGCACCCGGGCTTCCGCGCGCTCTTCGAAGGAGCCGAGCCGTCGGACGTCGCCATGCTGCCGATCCGCACGATGAACGCGCCGCCCGCATGGACCAGCGACGGCGTGACTGTGCTCGGCGACGCGATCCACGTCATGAGCCCGGCGGGCGGGCTTGGCGCGAATACGGCGCTGCACGATGCGGCGATGCTTGCGGAGAGGCTCGGAACTGCGGCGATAAAAGGAACGCCGGTGCTGGCGGCGGTCGCGGACTACGAAGCGGCGATGCGCGACTTCGCGCGCGAAGCGATCAGGCAGTCGAACGATGGCGCTGCATTGCTGTTCGGGGCTGTGGCGGCACCTGCGAGCGAAACGGCCGGGCTCGCGAAGAGTTGA
- the kdpE gene encoding two-component system response regulator KdpE, which produces MPAPTAIVIEDEPQIRRFVRGALEAEGWLVHEAGTLRDGLAAAGTRQPDLLVLDLGLPDGDGVSLIRDVRGWSAVPIIVLSARTDEADKIAALDAGADDYLTKPFGTGELLARVRANLRRPRAAGGGGGNDEPAEALFRFGEIEFDRAARLVRRAGAEVHLTPTEYRLLSVLVANAGRVLTQRQLLREVWGPSYTDQSHYLRIYMGHLRQKLEADPAQPRHLLTETAVGYRLVV; this is translated from the coding sequence ATGCCAGCCCCCACCGCCATCGTGATCGAAGACGAGCCGCAGATCCGCCGGTTCGTGCGCGGCGCGCTCGAGGCCGAGGGCTGGCTGGTGCACGAAGCCGGCACCTTGCGCGACGGCTTGGCGGCGGCCGGCACGCGCCAGCCCGACCTGCTGGTGCTCGACCTCGGCCTGCCCGACGGCGACGGCGTTTCGCTGATCCGCGACGTGCGCGGCTGGTCGGCGGTGCCGATCATCGTGCTGTCGGCGCGCACCGACGAGGCCGACAAGATCGCCGCGCTCGATGCCGGCGCCGACGACTACCTGACCAAGCCCTTCGGCACCGGCGAGCTGCTGGCGCGCGTGCGGGCCAACCTCAGGCGCCCGCGCGCCGCGGGCGGTGGTGGCGGCAACGACGAGCCGGCCGAGGCGCTGTTCCGCTTCGGCGAGATCGAGTTCGATCGCGCGGCGCGGCTGGTGCGGCGCGCAGGCGCCGAGGTGCACCTGACGCCCACCGAGTACCGGCTCCTGTCGGTGCTGGTCGCGAACGCAGGCCGCGTGCTCACGCAGCGGCAACTGCTGCGCGAGGTGTGGGGGCCGTCGTACACCGACCAGAGCCACTACCTGCGCATCTACATGGGGCACCTGCGGCAGAAGCTCGAGGCCGACCCCGCGCAGCCGCGGCATCTGTTGACTGAGACGGCGGTGGGGTATCGGCTGGTGGTTTAG
- a CDS encoding DUF4118 domain-containing protein has product MLDDRPDPDALLAQLRSDEARAQRGKLRIYFGASAGVGKTWAMLSAAQRERAAGRDVLIGVVETHGRSETAALLAGLEALPLRELAYRGRTLAEFDLDAALARKPAVLLVDELAHTNAPGSRHAKRWQDVQELLAAGIEVWSALNVQHLESLNGTVGAITGVRVHETVPDTVLDEADEVVLVDVTPDELTARLAAGKVYLPQQAERAAQNFFRKGNLIALREIALRRTAEHVEDDVRGWRVEQSGPGAGGNGKGRGLQAWNTSGAILACVGPHEGAAQTVRTAARLAGQLNVRWHAVYVETPRLQRLAAAERDRILAVLKLAEELGAATAVLTGSDVAEQLAEQARRLNCATLVIGRPEPATGWRRWWPAAASPPLSRALAQRAPALDIMEVAPADSSRRLSRAPLEGARIDSDDHEKAPTYWPGYAWATATSVALTLICTPLAGVLELSNIVMLFLLGVVGVAMRFGRGPSALAALLNVAAFDYFFVPPRMSFAVSDVQYVLTFAIMLGVGLLVGQLTAGLRFAAGVSTSRERRARSLFELTRELSAALESSQVVALGTAAVQGHFGGHALVLVTDAADQLVLPAHAPEGFDPQVADWAFRHGQPAGLATATLAAQPWHYVPLRAPMRVRGVLALSPAQPRWLLIPEQAQQLDTLARQIAIALERVHYVEVAQQAVVEMESERLRNALLGAISHDVRTPLTALIALAESLQTLPPEEHDNAARAIVAQAHELHALVNNLLDMARLESGIAGGAVNLRRDWQSVEEVVGSAIRAARTSLGNTVVRTALDAELPLVEFDAVLIERVLVNLLENATKYGAPPIEVGARAEPGTLVLTVRDHGPGLPAALLGHEQKLFDKFTRGEVESATPGVGLGLAICKAVVSAHGGEITAGNARDGGAEFTVTLPRRDPPEPAEAQL; this is encoded by the coding sequence ATGCTCGACGACCGCCCCGACCCCGACGCCCTGCTCGCGCAACTGCGCAGCGACGAGGCGCGCGCGCAGCGCGGCAAGCTGCGCATCTACTTCGGCGCCAGCGCGGGCGTCGGCAAGACCTGGGCCATGCTCAGCGCCGCGCAGCGCGAACGCGCCGCCGGGCGCGACGTGCTGATCGGCGTGGTCGAGACCCACGGCCGCAGCGAAACCGCCGCGCTGCTCGCCGGCCTCGAGGCGCTGCCGCTGCGCGAGCTGGCCTACCGCGGGCGCACCCTCGCCGAGTTCGACCTCGACGCCGCGCTGGCCCGCAAGCCCGCCGTGCTGCTGGTCGACGAACTGGCCCACACCAACGCCCCCGGCTCGCGCCATGCCAAGCGCTGGCAGGATGTGCAGGAGCTGCTGGCCGCCGGCATCGAGGTGTGGTCGGCGCTCAACGTGCAGCACCTGGAAAGCCTGAACGGCACAGTCGGTGCCATCACCGGCGTGCGGGTGCACGAGACCGTGCCCGACACCGTGCTCGACGAGGCCGACGAAGTGGTGCTGGTCGACGTCACGCCCGACGAACTCACGGCGCGGCTCGCGGCCGGCAAGGTCTACCTGCCGCAGCAGGCCGAGCGCGCGGCGCAGAACTTCTTTCGCAAGGGCAACCTCATCGCGCTGCGCGAGATCGCGCTGCGGCGCACCGCCGAGCACGTGGAAGACGACGTGCGCGGCTGGCGCGTGGAGCAGTCGGGGCCGGGCGCCGGCGGGAACGGAAAGGGGCGCGGGCTGCAGGCCTGGAACACATCGGGCGCGATCCTCGCCTGCGTCGGCCCGCACGAAGGCGCGGCGCAGACGGTGCGCACCGCCGCGCGCCTGGCGGGCCAGCTCAACGTGCGCTGGCATGCGGTGTATGTGGAGACACCCCGGCTGCAGAGGCTGGCCGCCGCCGAGCGCGACCGCATCCTCGCGGTGCTCAAGCTGGCGGAAGAACTGGGCGCCGCCACGGCGGTGCTCACCGGCTCCGACGTGGCCGAGCAGCTCGCCGAACAGGCAAGGCGGCTCAATTGCGCCACGCTGGTCATCGGGCGCCCGGAGCCGGCCACGGGCTGGCGCCGCTGGTGGCCGGCGGCCGCGTCGCCGCCGTTGTCGCGTGCGCTGGCACAGCGCGCGCCCGCGCTCGACATCATGGAAGTCGCGCCCGCCGACAGTTCGCGCCGGCTGTCGCGCGCGCCGCTGGAGGGCGCGCGCATCGACAGCGACGACCACGAGAAGGCGCCGACCTACTGGCCGGGCTATGCCTGGGCCACCGCCACCAGCGTCGCGCTGACGCTGATCTGCACGCCGCTGGCAGGCGTGCTGGAGCTGTCGAACATCGTCATGCTGTTCCTGCTCGGCGTGGTGGGCGTGGCGATGCGTTTCGGGCGCGGGCCTTCGGCGCTGGCGGCGCTGCTCAACGTGGCGGCCTTCGACTATTTCTTCGTGCCGCCGCGCATGTCCTTCGCGGTCAGCGACGTGCAGTACGTGCTGACCTTCGCGATCATGCTGGGCGTCGGCCTGCTGGTGGGGCAGCTCACGGCCGGTCTGCGCTTCGCGGCCGGCGTGTCGACCAGCCGCGAGCGGCGCGCGCGCTCGCTGTTCGAGCTGACGCGGGAGCTGTCCGCCGCGCTCGAGAGTTCGCAGGTGGTCGCGCTCGGCACGGCAGCGGTGCAGGGGCACTTCGGCGGCCATGCGCTGGTGCTGGTGACCGACGCGGCCGACCAGCTCGTGCTGCCGGCCCATGCGCCCGAGGGCTTCGATCCGCAGGTGGCCGACTGGGCCTTCCGCCACGGCCAGCCGGCGGGCCTTGCGACCGCCACGCTGGCCGCGCAGCCCTGGCACTACGTGCCGCTGCGCGCGCCGATGCGCGTGCGCGGCGTGCTGGCGCTGTCGCCCGCGCAGCCGCGCTGGCTGCTCATTCCCGAGCAGGCGCAGCAGCTCGACACGCTGGCGCGGCAGATCGCGATTGCGCTGGAGCGGGTGCACTACGTCGAGGTGGCGCAGCAGGCGGTGGTAGAGATGGAATCGGAGCGGCTGCGCAACGCGCTGCTCGGCGCCATCTCGCACGACGTGCGCACGCCGCTCACCGCGCTGATCGCCCTGGCCGAGTCGCTGCAGACCCTGCCGCCCGAGGAGCACGACAACGCCGCGCGCGCCATCGTCGCGCAGGCGCACGAGCTGCATGCGCTGGTCAACAACCTGCTGGACATGGCGCGGCTCGAAAGCGGCATCGCCGGCGGCGCGGTCAACCTGCGGCGCGACTGGCAGTCGGTGGAAGAGGTGGTGGGCTCGGCCATCCGCGCGGCGCGCACCTCGCTGGGAAACACTGTCGTGCGCACCGCACTCGACGCCGAGCTGCCGCTGGTCGAGTTCGACGCGGTGCTGATCGAGCGCGTGCTCGTCAACCTGCTGGAAAACGCCACCAAGTACGGCGCGCCGCCCATCGAGGTCGGCGCGCGGGCCGAGCCCGGCACGCTGGTGCTCACGGTGCGCGATCACGGGCCCGGCCTGCCCGCCGCATTGCTCGGCCACGAGCAGAAGCTGTTCGACAAGTTCACGCGCGGCGAGGTCGAGTCGGCCACGCCGGGCGTGGGCCTGGGCCTGGCGATCTGCAAGGCGGTGGTGAGTGCGCACGGCGGTGAGATCACGGCAGGCAACGCGCGCGACGGCGGTGCAGAATTCACGGTCACCCTGCCGCGTCGCGACCCCCCAGAACCCGCCGAAGCACAACTCTGA
- the kdpC gene encoding potassium-transporting ATPase subunit KdpC: protein MNNNSGNIARPALVLFVLLSALTGLIYPMAVTGAAKAVFPAQADGSLIVLDGTTVGSRLIGQNFSDPKHFWGRPSATSPQPYNGVASGGSNQGPLNPALTDAVKARVEALRAADPGNTAPVPVDLVTASASGLDPDISPAAARYQAARVARVRGIPLDRINTLIADNTEGPKWGFLGESRVNVLALNIALDAFAGSFSPSTSR, encoded by the coding sequence ATGAACAACAACAGCGGCAACATTGCCCGCCCCGCGCTCGTGCTCTTCGTGCTGCTGAGCGCGCTCACCGGCCTGATCTACCCGATGGCCGTCACCGGCGCCGCCAAGGCGGTGTTCCCGGCGCAGGCCGATGGCAGCCTGATCGTGCTCGACGGCACCACGGTGGGCTCCAGGCTCATCGGCCAGAACTTCAGCGACCCGAAGCACTTCTGGGGCCGCCCGTCGGCCACCTCGCCGCAGCCGTACAACGGCGTGGCCTCCGGCGGTTCCAACCAGGGGCCGCTGAATCCGGCGCTGACCGATGCCGTGAAGGCGCGCGTCGAGGCGCTGCGCGCGGCCGACCCTGGCAACACCGCGCCGGTGCCGGTGGACCTGGTCACCGCGTCGGCCAGCGGGCTCGACCCCGACATCAGCCCGGCCGCCGCGCGCTACCAGGCGGCCCGTGTCGCACGCGTGCGCGGCATTCCTCTCGACCGCATCAACACGCTGATCGCCGACAACACCGAAGGGCCCAAGTGGGGCTTCCTGGGCGAGTCGCGCGTCAATGTGCTCGCGCTGAACATCGCGCTCGATGCCTTCGCAGGTTCCTTCAGTCCTTCGACGTCCCGTTGA
- the kdpB gene encoding potassium-transporting ATPase subunit KdpB: protein MTTANTKTSLSLFDAALVKPALWAAFAKLNPRTQWRNPVMFIVYIGSILTTVLWVHALSFPGDTGMKPAFVLAVTIWLWFTVLFANFAEALAEGRSKAQAASLRGLRKDTWAKKLHEPHHGAQWLPEQAPNLRKGDVVLVETGDVIPLDGEVIEGVASVDESAITGESAPVVRESGGDFSAVTGGTRVLSDWLVVRISVNPGESFLDRMIGMVEAAKRQKTPNEIALTILLVALTIVFLMVTVTLLPFSIFSVEAAGAGTVVSLTALVALLVCLIPTTIGGLLSAVGVAGMSRMMQANVIATSGRAVEAAGDVDVLLLDKTGTITHGNRQATSFLPAPGIPKARLARAAMFASLADETPEGRSIVELARRDGLDTTAVEGARFVPFTAQTRMSGVDLPAAPNSLDADDVLLRKGSVEAVRRHVEALGGSMAPEVLRAAEETARRGSTPLAVAEGNRVLGVVELKDIVKTDIKERFAELRRMGIKTVMITGDNKLTAAAIAAEAGVDDFLAEATPEDKLALIRQYQSEGRLVAMTGDGTNDAPALAQADVAVAMGSGTQAAKEAGNMVDLDSNPTKLLEVVETGKALLMTRGSLTTFSIANDVAKYFAIIPAIFVSTYPQLGALNVMRLASPSSAILSAVIFNALVIVFLIPLALKGVRYRPVGAASLLRRNLAIYGLGGLLVPFIGIKLIDWLLVVVHLV, encoded by the coding sequence ATGACTACTGCCAATACCAAGACATCTCTTTCGCTGTTCGACGCGGCGCTGGTCAAGCCCGCGCTGTGGGCCGCCTTCGCCAAGCTCAACCCGCGCACCCAGTGGCGCAACCCGGTGATGTTCATCGTGTACATCGGGAGCATCCTGACGACGGTGCTCTGGGTGCATGCGCTGAGCTTCCCGGGCGACACCGGCATGAAGCCCGCCTTCGTGCTGGCCGTGACCATCTGGCTGTGGTTCACCGTGCTGTTCGCCAACTTCGCCGAAGCCCTGGCCGAAGGCCGCAGCAAGGCGCAGGCCGCCTCGCTGCGCGGCCTGCGCAAGGACACCTGGGCCAAGAAGCTGCACGAGCCGCACCACGGCGCGCAGTGGCTGCCGGAGCAGGCTCCCAACCTGCGCAAGGGCGACGTGGTGCTGGTCGAGACCGGCGACGTCATTCCGCTCGACGGCGAGGTGATCGAAGGCGTGGCCTCGGTCGACGAAAGCGCCATCACCGGCGAATCGGCACCGGTGGTACGCGAATCGGGCGGCGACTTCTCGGCCGTGACCGGCGGCACCCGCGTGCTGTCCGACTGGCTGGTGGTGCGTATTTCCGTGAACCCGGGCGAGTCTTTCCTCGACCGCATGATCGGCATGGTCGAGGCCGCCAAGCGCCAGAAGACGCCCAACGAGATCGCGCTGACCATCCTGCTGGTGGCGCTGACCATCGTGTTCCTGATGGTCACGGTCACGCTGCTGCCGTTCTCGATCTTCAGCGTGGAAGCCGCCGGCGCCGGCACCGTGGTGTCGCTCACCGCGCTGGTGGCGCTGTTGGTGTGCCTGATCCCGACCACCATCGGCGGGCTGCTGTCGGCCGTGGGCGTGGCCGGCATGAGCCGCATGATGCAGGCCAACGTGATCGCCACCTCGGGCCGCGCGGTGGAAGCGGCCGGCGACGTCGACGTGCTGCTGCTGGACAAGACCGGCACCATCACGCACGGCAACCGCCAGGCAACTTCGTTCCTGCCGGCGCCCGGCATTCCGAAGGCCCGCCTTGCGCGCGCCGCGATGTTCGCTTCGCTGGCCGACGAGACGCCCGAAGGCCGCAGCATCGTCGAACTGGCCCGCCGCGACGGGCTGGACACCACCGCCGTGGAAGGCGCGCGCTTCGTGCCCTTCACCGCGCAGACCCGCATGAGCGGCGTCGACCTGCCGGCCGCGCCCAACAGCCTGGACGCCGACGACGTGCTGCTGCGCAAGGGCTCCGTCGAGGCGGTGCGCCGCCACGTGGAGGCGCTGGGCGGCAGCATGGCGCCCGAAGTGCTGCGCGCGGCCGAGGAAACCGCGCGCCGCGGCAGCACGCCGCTGGCCGTGGCCGAAGGCAACCGCGTGCTCGGCGTGGTCGAGCTCAAGGACATCGTCAAGACCGACATCAAGGAGCGCTTCGCCGAACTGCGCCGCATGGGCATCAAGACGGTGATGATCACCGGCGACAACAAGCTCACCGCCGCCGCCATTGCCGCCGAGGCCGGCGTGGACGACTTCCTGGCCGAGGCCACGCCCGAGGACAAGCTGGCGCTCATCCGCCAGTACCAGTCCGAAGGCCGCCTGGTGGCCATGACCGGCGACGGCACCAACGACGCTCCCGCGCTCGCGCAGGCCGACGTGGCCGTGGCCATGGGCAGCGGCACGCAGGCCGCCAAGGAGGCCGGCAACATGGTCGACCTGGACTCCAACCCGACCAAGCTGCTGGAAGTGGTGGAGACCGGCAAGGCGCTGCTCATGACGCGCGGCTCGCTCACCACCTTCTCGATCGCGAACGACGTGGCGAAGTACTTCGCCATCATCCCGGCGATCTTCGTGTCGACCTATCCGCAGCTGGGCGCGCTGAACGTGATGCGCCTGGCGAGCCCGTCGTCGGCCATCCTGAGCGCGGTGATCTTCAACGCACTGGTCATCGTGTTCCTGATTCCGCTGGCACTCAAGGGCGTGCGCTACCGGCCCGTGGGCGCCGCGTCGCTGCTGCGCCGCAACCTGGCCATCTACGGCCTGGGCGGCCTGCTGGTTCCCTTCATCGGCATCAAGCTGATCGACTGGCTTCTTGTCGTCGTCCATCTCGTCTGA
- the kdpA gene encoding potassium-transporting ATPase subunit KdpA, producing MTSSAWGLLALFMAALLVLAWPVGKFLAALCNERVPRWMQRVEAPLYKLAGTKPEQSMHWLRYALALLAFNAVGAIFLYALQRVQGWLPLNPAGMTAVSPDSAFNTAVSFVANTNWQGYAGESTMSYLTQMLGLTVQNFLSAATGIAVAFALVRGFARRGDGKGLVGNFWADVTRITLWVLVPVSFVLAMIFAGQGVIQNFDAYKEVSTLETTAFQQPKNGADGQPLKDEKGQPVMEDATTKTQTLAMGPVASQEAIKMLGTNGGGFFNANSAHPYENPTALVNLLQMIAIFLIPAALCFTFGHVVGDMRQGWAVLAAMTIMFVIAVMVITPAEQAGNPLFTSLGVDQVSSALQAGGNMEGKELRFGIDASSLFAAVTTAASCGAVNAMHDSLTPLGGMVPMVLMQLGEVVFGGVGSGLYGMLIFAMLAVFIAGLMIGRTPEYLGKKIEVREMKLISIAILVTPVLVLAGTAVAVIAGAGKAGIANPGAHGFSEILYALTSAANNNGSAFAGLSANTPFYNGLLALAMWLGRFAMIVPVLAVAGALAAKKRLPVTSGTLPTHGPLFVSLLIGTVLLVGLLNYVPALALGPIVEHLVLWK from the coding sequence ATGACCTCCTCCGCCTGGGGCCTGCTGGCCCTTTTCATGGCCGCGCTGCTGGTGCTGGCCTGGCCTGTCGGCAAGTTCCTTGCCGCGCTGTGCAACGAGCGCGTGCCGCGCTGGATGCAGCGCGTCGAGGCGCCGCTCTACAAGCTCGCGGGCACGAAGCCGGAGCAGTCGATGCACTGGCTGCGATATGCGCTCGCGCTGCTGGCCTTCAACGCCGTGGGCGCGATCTTTCTCTACGCGCTGCAGCGCGTGCAGGGCTGGCTGCCGCTGAACCCCGCGGGCATGACCGCGGTGTCGCCCGACTCGGCCTTCAACACCGCGGTGAGCTTCGTGGCCAACACCAACTGGCAGGGCTACGCCGGCGAATCGACCATGAGCTACCTGACGCAGATGCTCGGGCTCACGGTGCAGAACTTCCTGTCCGCCGCGACCGGCATCGCGGTGGCCTTCGCGCTGGTGCGCGGCTTCGCGCGGCGCGGCGATGGCAAGGGGCTGGTGGGCAACTTCTGGGCCGACGTCACGCGCATCACGCTGTGGGTGCTGGTGCCGGTCTCCTTCGTGCTCGCGATGATCTTCGCGGGCCAGGGCGTGATCCAGAACTTCGATGCCTACAAGGAGGTGAGCACGCTGGAGACCACCGCGTTCCAGCAGCCGAAGAACGGCGCCGACGGCCAGCCGCTGAAGGACGAGAAGGGCCAGCCGGTGATGGAAGACGCCACCACCAAGACGCAAACGCTGGCCATGGGCCCGGTGGCTTCGCAGGAAGCCATCAAGATGCTCGGCACCAACGGCGGCGGCTTCTTCAACGCCAACTCGGCGCATCCCTACGAGAACCCGACGGCGTTGGTGAACCTGCTGCAGATGATCGCGATCTTCCTGATCCCGGCCGCGCTGTGCTTCACCTTCGGCCATGTGGTCGGCGACATGCGCCAGGGCTGGGCCGTGCTGGCCGCGATGACGATCATGTTCGTCATCGCCGTGATGGTCATCACGCCCGCCGAGCAGGCCGGCAACCCGCTGTTCACCTCGCTGGGCGTGGACCAGGTGTCGAGCGCGCTGCAGGCCGGCGGCAACATGGAAGGCAAGGAGCTGCGATTCGGCATCGACGCCTCGTCGCTGTTCGCGGCCGTGACCACAGCCGCTTCCTGCGGCGCGGTGAACGCCATGCACGACTCGCTCACCCCGCTGGGCGGCATGGTGCCGATGGTGCTGATGCAACTGGGCGAAGTGGTTTTCGGCGGCGTGGGCTCGGGCCTTTACGGCATGCTGATCTTCGCGATGCTCGCGGTGTTCATTGCCGGGCTGATGATCGGGCGCACGCCCGAGTACCTCGGCAAGAAGATCGAGGTGCGCGAGATGAAGCTGATTTCCATCGCCATCCTGGTCACGCCGGTCCTGGTGCTGGCGGGCACGGCGGTGGCGGTGATCGCGGGCGCCGGCAAGGCCGGCATCGCCAACCCCGGCGCGCACGGCTTCTCCGAAATCCTGTACGCGCTGACCTCGGCCGCCAACAACAACGGCAGCGCCTTCGCGGGCCTGTCGGCCAACACGCCCTTCTACAACGGCCTGCTCGCGCTGGCCATGTGGCTCGGCCGCTTCGCGATGATCGTGCCGGTGCTGGCCGTGGCCGGTGCGCTGGCCGCCAAGAAGCGCCTGCCCGTCACCAGCGGCACGCTGCCCACGCACGGCCCGCTGTTCGTCTCTTTGCTGATCGGCACGGTGCTGCTGGTCGGCCTGCTCAACTACGTGCCGGCATTGGCCCTGGGGCCCATCGTCGAACACCTCGTGCTCTGGAAATGA
- the kdpF gene encoding K(+)-transporting ATPase subunit F, with translation MISLEVLYGFGALIAVVLFAYLVFALICAEEF, from the coding sequence ATGATCAGCCTCGAAGTTCTTTATGGCTTCGGCGCGCTGATTGCCGTGGTGCTCTTCGCCTACCTCGTGTTCGCGCTGATCTGCGCGGAGGAATTCTGA
- a CDS encoding M35 family metallo-endopeptidase: MAHVQVAILTLESFGMMRKLVVGDPPAQGGAVLPYGGPMSDVFGHRLALIGGRAYCEGCNSVGIIAKAGGPRRGWFHGVEIALEGDVVVCHCPVPPPLVSRLRHAPTCDDALAGAVGDFNSSFAALPGWFVGDTTTVAASKKLVDDLVEHPPEAEQTENICPNMTNKEFCTLVMGLRNQAIELIGVRLKDLGRWGRPEQQRVATWFGASDEPLRQYLQSGLAGCVHVLKRLSCDNFVRYSEQLMRNVGCTPSGNKVGLVAEVCKPDVKTHTIGIALEFCSIPRVAYSTDSQLSTLIHEVTHFDDTFSSNDTVGHMRHSLGLASRPSEARANADSITGYVLYGD, from the coding sequence ATGGCCCACGTACAAGTCGCCATCCTCACTCTGGAGAGCTTCGGGATGATGCGAAAACTCGTCGTGGGCGATCCGCCCGCGCAAGGCGGAGCGGTATTGCCTTATGGCGGCCCCATGTCGGACGTCTTCGGGCATCGCCTCGCGCTGATCGGCGGGCGCGCCTATTGCGAAGGCTGCAACAGCGTCGGAATCATCGCCAAGGCCGGCGGACCTCGCCGGGGATGGTTTCACGGCGTCGAGATCGCGCTTGAAGGGGATGTGGTGGTTTGCCACTGCCCGGTTCCGCCTCCGCTGGTTTCCAGGTTGCGGCACGCGCCGACCTGCGATGACGCGTTGGCTGGTGCCGTGGGCGATTTCAATTCGAGCTTCGCCGCGCTGCCGGGTTGGTTCGTTGGCGATACGACGACTGTTGCCGCGAGCAAGAAACTGGTCGATGACCTCGTGGAGCATCCGCCGGAGGCCGAGCAGACGGAGAACATCTGTCCGAACATGACGAACAAGGAGTTCTGCACGCTTGTGATGGGGCTGCGCAATCAGGCGATCGAATTGATCGGTGTGCGACTGAAGGATCTGGGAAGGTGGGGCAGGCCTGAGCAGCAGCGCGTTGCCACATGGTTCGGCGCAAGCGATGAACCGCTACGGCAGTACCTGCAATCAGGCCTTGCAGGCTGCGTCCATGTCCTGAAGCGCCTCTCTTGCGACAACTTCGTGCGCTATTCGGAGCAGCTCATGCGGAATGTCGGATGCACGCCGTCTGGCAACAAGGTGGGCCTCGTCGCCGAAGTCTGCAAGCCTGACGTCAAGACGCACACCATCGGCATTGCCCTTGAGTTCTGTAGCATTCCCCGCGTCGCCTACTCGACCGATTCCCAGCTCAGCACGCTCATCCACGAAGTGACTCATTTCGATGACACCTTTTCTTCGAACGACACGGTCGGCCACATGCGACACAGCCTGGGCCTGGCCTCGCGGCCAAGCGAAGCGCGGGCCAATGCGGACAGCATCACGGGTTATGTGCTCTACGGAGACTAG